AGTTAGCGCGGTCGCTGCCATACAAGTCGCGCGGCAATGGAATACGCGGGTGCGGCAAGCCGAAGCCGCCTTCCTGCGTGGCCATTTGCTCAATGCTGGCCACCGGGTCGGCCACCAGTTCCTGGATCGAGATGGACTGGTCGGCGATACGGTTGACGAACGAGGTGTTGGCGCCGTTTTCCAGCAGGCGACGCACCAGGTACGCCAGCAGCGTTTCGTGAGTGCCGACCGGCGCGTACACGCGGCACGGACGGTTCAACTTGCCTTCGGAGACCTTGCCTACAACCTGTTCGTACAACGGCTCGCCCATGCCGTGCAGGCATTGGAACTCGTACTGGCCGGGGTAATAGTTCTGACCGGCGATATGGTAGATGGCCGACAGGGTGTGGGCGTTGTGCGTGGCGAACTGCGGGTAGATGACTTCCGGCACCGACAGCAGTTTTCTAGCACATGCGATGTAGGAAACGTCGGTGTACACCTTGCGGGTGTACACCGGGTAGCCTTCCAGGCCTTCGACCTGGGCGCGCTTGATTTCGCTGTCCCAGTACGCGCCTTTAACCAGGCGGATCATCAGGCGATGGCGGCTGCGGCGTGCCAGGTCGATCACATAATCGATCACGTACGGGCAACGCTTCTGGTAAGCCTGGATGACGAAACCGATGCCGTTCCAGCCGGTCAGTTGCGGCTCGAAGCACAGGCGTTCCAGCAGGTCCAGGGACAGTTCCAGGCGGTCGGCTTCTTCGGCATCGATGTTCAGGCCGATGTCGTATTGCTTGGCCAGCAGGGTCAGGGACAGCAGGCGCGGGTACAACTCGTCCATCACGCGCTCATATTGCGCACGGCTGTAACGCGGGTGCAGTGCCGAAAGCTTGATGGAAATGCCCGGGCCTTCATAAATCCCACGGCCGTGTGAGGCTTTGCCGATGGAGTGAATGGCTTGTTCATACGAGGCCAGGTACTTCTGGGCGTCGTGTTCGGTGAGCGCGGCTTCACCGAGCATGTCATAGGAATAGCGGAAACCCTTGGCTTCGAACTTGCTCGCATTGGCCAGGGCTTCGGCGATGGTTTCGCCGGTGACGAACTGTTCGCCCATCAGGCGCATGGCCATGTCGACGCCCTTGCGGATCATCGGCTCGCCGCTCTTGCCGATGATGCGGCTCAAGGATGAGGTCAAGCCGGCTTCGTTGTGCGTGGCGACCAGTTTGCCGGTCAGCAGCAGGCCCCAGGTGGCGGCATTGACGAACAGCGACGGGCTGTTGCCCAAGTGCGGGTGCCAGTTGCCAGTGCTGATCTTGTCGCGGATCAGTGCGTCGCGAGTGCCCTTGTCCGGGATACGCAACAGCGCTTCGGCCAGGCACATCAGGGCCACGCCTTCCTGGGACGACAGGGAAAACTCCTGCAGCAAGCCCTGAACAATACCGGCACGGCCGCCGGCGCTCTTCTGATTGCGCAGTTTCTCGGCAATCGAGGCGGCCAGCTTGTTGGTGGCTTCAGCCATGGGGGCCGGCAGGCGGGCCTGTTCGATCAGCATCGGCACCACTTCCGGCTCCGGGCGGCGGTAAGCGGCGGTGATCGAGGCGCGCAGTACCGATTGCGGCAGGATGCTCTCGGCGAACTCAAGGAAGCACTGGTGCGCGTGGTCGGCCTGGACCTCGCCCGCGTCGTCGGCATCCTTGCTGCTCAAACCATTGAGCTCGGCCAGGGTTGCACCACCCTCTAGTTTCTCCAGGTAATTGAAAATCGCCTGCTTGATCAGCCAGTGCGGCGTGCGATCAATGGAGGTCGCGGCAGCCTTAAGGCGTTCGCGGGTCGGGTCGTCGAGTTTGACCCCAAGGGTGGTCGTCGCCATTTTCTTATCCTCATGGGTGCCACTACCGAGTGGCATTAGCTGGCGGCAAGATTAGCTGCGCCCAAGAAGAGGTGCAACCGGGTGCAACCCTTTTTATCCATGAAATTTTCGATGGATGCAGTGAAAAAATTGAGCGTTCAGCGGATTGCGCTTTCTCTTGGTGCATTTGCTTCTGAGATCCGCTGTTCTTGCTCCGAAAAGGAGCAAAAACAGGGTATTTGAGCGAATTTACGCTCAGGTGCAACTTAATCCCAAGAAACTGGTTGCACCTTATTTGCTTTGTTGAATAGCATTCGCGGCCAAGGTGCAACCAACGCGAAAGCGGGGTTCATCGGCTGGCGGCTTTCCTGGGGAAACGTCAGTCATAAATGCGCGGCACACAGGTACGTTTACTCACTGATCAGTGGGTAGCCGTCCGACAGACCGCTGCCACATAAAAACAAAGCCAGGGCGTCACTCATATGAGCGTTAGCAATCCAACCCTGATCACATTCGTGATCTACATCGCAGCAATGGTGCTGATCGGCCTGATGGCCTATCGCTCCACCAATAACCTTTCCGATTACATCCTTGGCGGTCGCAGCCTCGGCAGCGTGGTGACGGCGTTGTCCGCCGGCGCTTCCGACATGAGCGGCTGGTTGTTGATGGGCTTGCCGGGCGCGATCTACATGTCCGGTCTGTCGGAAAGCTGGATCGCCGTCGGCCTGATCGCCGGTGCCTACCTCAACTGGCTGTTCGTGGCCGGTCGCCTGCGGGTACAGACCGAACACAACGGCGACGCCCTGACGCTGCCGGATTACTTCTCCAGCCGTTTCGAAGATAAAAGCGGCCTGCTGCGGATCATCTCCGCCGTCGTGATCCTGGTGTTCTTCACCATCTACTGCGCGTCCGGCATCGTGGCCGGTGCCCGCCTGTTCGAAAGCACCTTCGGCATGTCCTACGAGACTGCCTTGTGGGCCGGCGCTGCGGCGACGATTGCCTACACCTTTATCGGTGGTTTCCTGGCGGTGAGCTGGACCGATACCGTGCAAGCGACGCTGATGATCTTTGCGTTGATCCTGACGCCCATCATCGTGCTGCTGGCCACCGGCGGCGTAGACACCACCTTCCTTGCCATCGAAGCCAAGGACCCGACCAATTTCGACATGCTGAAAAACACCACCTTCATCGGCGTGATCTCGCTGATGGGCTGGGGCCTGGGCTACTTCGGCCAACCGCATATCCTGGCGCGTTTCATGGCGGCGGATTCGGTGAAGTCGATCGCCAAGGCGCGCCGCATCTCCATGACCTGGATGATCCTGTGCCTGGGCGGCACCGTGGCCGTTGGCTTCTTCGGTATCGCCTACTTTTCGGCGCATCCGGAAGTGGCGGGTCCTGTGACCGAGAACCCTGAGCGTGTGTTTATCGAACTGGCAAAAATCCTCTTCAACCCATGGGTTGCCGGTGTGTTGCTGTCGGCCATCCTCGCGGCCGTCATGAGCACCCTGAGCTGCCAATTGCTGGTGTGCTCCAGCGCCCTGACCGAAGACTTCTACAAGACCTTCCTGCGTAAGAGCGCTTCCCAGGTTGAGCTGGTATGGGTCGGTCGCGCCATGGTGCTGCTGGTGGCATTGATCGCCATCGCCATGGCCGCCAACCCGGAAAACCGCGTACTGGGCCTGGTCAGCTATGCCTGGGCCGGTTTCGGCGCGGCGTTCGGCCCGGTGGTGCTGATCTCGGTGATCTGGAAAGGTATGACCCGCAACGGCGCACTGGCCGGCATCCTGGTCGGCGCAACCACCGTGATCGTGTGGAAGCACTTCTCGCTGCTGGGCCTGTACGAAATCATCCCAGGCTTCATCTTCGCCAGCCTGGCGATCTACTTCGTGAGCAAGATGGGCGCACCGACCGCCGGTATGGTCGAGCGCTTTGACGCCGCCGAAAAAGACTACAACCTCAACAAGTAACTCGCCGGGCGTTAAGCGCCGTTTGAGTTAAAAAGAAGGCCCGCGTCCTACGGATGGCGGGCCTTTTTTTGCGTGTGATTTGAGTTGGTCCGAAGAAGATTCCGACATTGGCGTGTAGGGGTTTACTGATTTGCTCGGGGGGCGCTCAGAGAGGCGAAATCGTGGTGCAGAATCTTGCGCCTACCCCTCGCAGAGAAACACCGGATGTTCGCTCCTGCCAATCAAAGTGCCTTTACCCTGACCCTCGACGGGGTTGCCAGTGACCTCAAGGTCTACCGCTTCAACGGTAACGAGGCGCTTAGTCAGCCCTACTGTTTTGACCTTGAGCTGGTAGGCGAGCAGCCCGATCTTGACCTGCAAAGCGTGTTGCATCGCCAGGTTTACCTGGGTTTCGATGATCGGGGGCATGGCGTCCACGGCCTGGTTTACCGAGTGGCGCAGGGTGACTCCGGGCGCCGTCTGACGCGATATCAAATCACTCTTGTACCGCAATTGGCCTACCTGGCGCATAGCAGCCACCAGCGTATTTTCCAGCACAAGACGGTGCCGCAGATGGTGGCACTGGTGCTGGTGGGGCAGGGCATCCTGAGTGATCAGTTCGAATTTCGCCTCAGCGGTACTTACCTCGAGCGCGAATATTGCGTGCAGTTCGGCGAGACCGACCTGGCGTTCATTCAACGTCTGTGTGCCGAGCAGGGCATTCACTACCATTTTCAGCATTCACCCGAAGGACATCTGCTGGTGTTCGGCGATGACCAGACCGTGTTTGCCCAGGCGGAGCAACCCACTCCCTACATGCCCGGTTCCGGGATGGTCGCGCAAACCCCGGCGATCAAACGCTTCGCCGTGCAGTTGGCGACCGCTACCACGGCGGTAAACCTGCGCGATTACGATTTCCGAAAACCGCGCCTGGCGCTGGAAAGCGCGGCCAGCGGTGAACAGCTTCCCATGCTCGAACAGCAAGGCTATCCCGGCCAATTCAGCGACCGTGCCCATGGCAAACACTTCGCGCAGCGCGGGTTGGAGCGCCAACGCAGCGACTACCGACTGGCCCATGGCGAGGGTGATGAACCGGCATTGGTCAGTGGCGGTTTCCTCAAGCTGTCAGGGCACCCCCGCGAGAGCTGGAATGACTTGTGGCTGGTGCGCCAAGTAAGCCACGAAGGCAAGCAGCCGCAAGTGCTTGAGGAGGCTGTGACTGAAGTCTGCGACGGTGAGTTTCGGCAGGGATATCGCAATAACTTTGTCGCCGCGCCTTGGGATGTGATCTTCCGCCCGCCTTTGTCCGAGCAAGCGCGCCCGGCTATCTCGGGTTATCAGAACGCCGTGGTCACGGGGCCTGCCGACAGCGAAATCCATTGCGACGAGTACGGCCGGGTCAAGGTGCAACTGGCCTGGGACCGCGCCGGGGTCCATGACGATCATTCCAGTTGTTGGTTGAGGGTTGCCAGCGGTTGGGCCCATGACCGCTATGGCGCGGTGCTTATCCCCAGAGTGGGCATGGAAGTGCTGGTGGGCTTCGTCAATGGCGACCTGGACATGCCGCTGGTGATGGGTTGCCTGCCCAACGCGGCGACGCCGGTGCCCCTCGACCTGCCGGCGGACAAGACCCGCAGCATCTTCCGCAGCCAGAGCAGCCCCGGTGGCGGCGGTTACAACGAATTGCGCATCGAAGACCGCAAGGGCGCCGAAGAAATCTACCTGCGTGCCCAGCGCGACTGGACCCAGCACGTGTTACATGACCAGCAGGTACAGGTCGACAACCAGCGCCGGGTGAAAGTTGGGGGTGAGTCGCACCATGAACTGCAGGGCGAAGAACAGCGCATCACCCATGGCAACCGCCTGACCGAACTCAAGCTGGATGATCACCTGGTGGTCGGCGGCTCGCAGCAGGTAAAGGCTGGGCAAACCATTCAGATTGGCGCAGGGCAGAGCATCGTTATCGACGCGGGCGCCACCCTCACGATCCAGGCAGGAGGGCAGTCGATCACGCTTTCAGCGGGCGGCATATTCAGCAGCGTGCCGATCCAGCTCGGCGGCGGCCCTGCCCCCGGCCCGGCGCCGTTGATACCGGGGCTCAAGGAAAAACTCTTGGCGGTTATCCCCGCCCCACTGAGCCCCGTGCAAGTGGCGAGTTTGAAGCGTAGTGCACC
This region of Pseudomonas asgharzadehiana genomic DNA includes:
- a CDS encoding type VI secretion system Vgr family protein — its product is MFAPANQSAFTLTLDGVASDLKVYRFNGNEALSQPYCFDLELVGEQPDLDLQSVLHRQVYLGFDDRGHGVHGLVYRVAQGDSGRRLTRYQITLVPQLAYLAHSSHQRIFQHKTVPQMVALVLVGQGILSDQFEFRLSGTYLEREYCVQFGETDLAFIQRLCAEQGIHYHFQHSPEGHLLVFGDDQTVFAQAEQPTPYMPGSGMVAQTPAIKRFAVQLATATTAVNLRDYDFRKPRLALESAASGEQLPMLEQQGYPGQFSDRAHGKHFAQRGLERQRSDYRLAHGEGDEPALVSGGFLKLSGHPRESWNDLWLVRQVSHEGKQPQVLEEAVTEVCDGEFRQGYRNNFVAAPWDVIFRPPLSEQARPAISGYQNAVVTGPADSEIHCDEYGRVKVQLAWDRAGVHDDHSSCWLRVASGWAHDRYGAVLIPRVGMEVLVGFVNGDLDMPLVMGCLPNAATPVPLDLPADKTRSIFRSQSSPGGGGYNELRIEDRKGAEEIYLRAQRDWTQHVLHDQQVQVDNQRRVKVGGESHHELQGEEQRITHGNRLTELKLDDHLVVGGSQQVKAGQTIQIGAGQSIVIDAGATLTIQAGGQSITLSAGGIFSSVPIQLGGGPAPGPAPLIPGLKEKLLAVIPAPLSPVQVASLKRSAPFCEECERCKNGQCDIAQHGSAGNNARGAPAAKASAVEPGFHIVQRAMPRDELEKTLFESPSATVLERFSQPESTPYAVRPTGADARPQRSTQQPMHP
- the putP gene encoding sodium/proline symporter PutP gives rise to the protein MSVSNPTLITFVIYIAAMVLIGLMAYRSTNNLSDYILGGRSLGSVVTALSAGASDMSGWLLMGLPGAIYMSGLSESWIAVGLIAGAYLNWLFVAGRLRVQTEHNGDALTLPDYFSSRFEDKSGLLRIISAVVILVFFTIYCASGIVAGARLFESTFGMSYETALWAGAAATIAYTFIGGFLAVSWTDTVQATLMIFALILTPIIVLLATGGVDTTFLAIEAKDPTNFDMLKNTTFIGVISLMGWGLGYFGQPHILARFMAADSVKSIAKARRISMTWMILCLGGTVAVGFFGIAYFSAHPEVAGPVTENPERVFIELAKILFNPWVAGVLLSAILAAVMSTLSCQLLVCSSALTEDFYKTFLRKSASQVELVWVGRAMVLLVALIAIAMAANPENRVLGLVSYAWAGFGAAFGPVVLISVIWKGMTRNGALAGILVGATTVIVWKHFSLLGLYEIIPGFIFASLAIYFVSKMGAPTAGMVERFDAAEKDYNLNK